In a genomic window of Hemitrygon akajei unplaced genomic scaffold, sHemAka1.3 Scf000092, whole genome shotgun sequence:
- the LOC140722881 gene encoding uncharacterized protein, producing MDTDRNSAFSAFLSNCDDHQLFRLTISYRARLEQSIEEGVGPFGLMLTREDHFTGWEYGRVTELAAKGNRAGASKLLLDLVMEKGSGARRVMWESFVKLHHTLPKLSRILEEIREYGYGQFTNMDTDRGLSEVPAHLKDQSSAFSAFLSNCDDHQLFQLTTFYRARLEQSIEEGVGPFGLMLTREDHFTGREYDKVTELAAKGNRAGASKLLLDLVMEKGSGARRVMWESFVKIHNTLPKLSRILEEIRECGDGQFTYMDTDRGLSEVPAHLKDVQSKHKETLREQTETMRVNTILMREKEKVFQLVDQYSELTVPGFKLH from the exons atggacacag ATCGGAACTCTGCATTCTCcgccttcctgtcaaattgtgaCGATCACCAACTGTTCCGGTTGACGATATCCTATCGGGCCAGACTTGAGCAGTCAATCGAGGAGGGCGTGGGGCCGTTCGGCCTCATGTTAACACGCGAGGATCACTTCACAGGGTGGGAGTATGGC agaGTGACTGAACTCGCGGCCAAGGGAAACCGAgcgggcgcttccaaactcctcctggatctggtgatggagaagggctccggggcccggagggtgatgtgggaatcctttgtgaaactacatcacacgttaccgaagctgagcagaatattgGAGGAAATACGAGAATATG gtTACGGCCAGTTCACCAACATGGACACTGATCGGGGTTTATCTGAAGTGCCCGCGCATCTGAAAG ATCAGAGTTCTGCATTCTCcgccttcctgtcaaattgtgaCGATCACCAACTGTTTCAGTTGACAACATTCTATCGGGCCAGACTTGAACAGTCAATCGAGGAGGGCGTGGGGCCGTTCGGCCTCATGTTAACACGCGAGGATCACTTCACAGGGCGGGAGTATGAT aaAGTGACTGAACTCGCGGCCAAGGGAAACCGAgcgggcgcttccaaactcctcctggatctggtgatggagaagggctccggggcccggagggtgatgtgggagtcCTTTGTGAAAATACATAACACGttaccgaagctgagcagaatattgGAGGAAATACGGGAATGTG gtgACGGCCAGTTCACCTACATGGACACTGATCGGGGTTTATCTGAAGTGCCCGCGCATCTGAAAG ATGttcagagcaaacacaaggaaactcTGCGGGAACAAACTGAAACAATGAGAGTGAACACGAttctgatgagggagaaggagaaagttTTCCAGCTGGTGGATCAATACTCTGAGCTCACG gttccgggatttaaactccattaa